In the genome of Notamacropus eugenii isolate mMacEug1 chromosome 5, mMacEug1.pri_v2, whole genome shotgun sequence, one region contains:
- the EAF2 gene encoding ELL-associated factor 2 isoform X1: MRNAVKTSNNVKHSPPKEKMSPESPMDDIERDLKAEASIMDQMTSSDSSSESQSSSSPSNEDSSSDSEEEGCKLCHSSSVKRASGHQTSSAEPQQWIPDMETMCNRSHDGSDLLMNTLSKVTKQKGKGKISQDSFDKKITELW; encoded by the exons atgAGAAATGCAGTTAAAACATCAAACAATGTGAAACATTctccaccaaaagaaaaaatgtcccCAGAATCTCCTATGGATGACATTGAGAGAG atctgAAAGCAGAAGCCAGCATAATGGACCAGATGACTAGTTCTGATAGCTCTTCAGAATCCCAGAGTTCTTCATCTCCAAGTAATGAAGATAGTTCTAGTGACTCAGAAGAGGAGGGGTGCAAACTCTGTCATTCTAGCTCAGTAAAACGTGCATCAGGCCATCAAACCTCATCTGCTGAACCACAGCAATGGATTCCTGACATGGAGACCATGTGTAACAGATCTCACGATGGGAGTGACCTTTTGATGAATACTTTAAGTAAGGTCACtaaacaaaaggggaaagggaaaatctCCCAGGATAGTTTTGATAAAAAAATAACAGAGCTATGGTAA